A single region of the Anoplolepis gracilipes chromosome 1, ASM4749672v1, whole genome shotgun sequence genome encodes:
- the LOC140668064 gene encoding uncharacterized protein yields the protein MSVLRFAEDFSQLVMRYMKQVPLNNNKTKSVIVPLTSDQITFTIHHVLRALGIKDNENDDENDSVTNYVTSNKEIALTSMPPKIDGIEDNVNAYRSQEGSQSVTDSSFSDVSLKAVEKETENSLNTLQSEKKLISRSNPAICVIGRSDTFVCKEEEKANNDMPEDVFENSLSSSSNNNFLQSLEEIREYVINITQKIDNLKRQTCQLTTKQPQQLLSNSLLSLNRSPTIIKKGPAKIRRSMTTFSGTSASSKLHVVEKEDTLAGRRKSISGMASNSTITPRKLEFLKADYSMSKLNDLNNNKASPSLVPKLTKNPKYAHVKSTIPKPIFLNKGLKVKSPE from the exons ATGAGTGTGCTACGTTTTGCTGAAGATTTCTCACAATTAGTTATGCGTTACATGAAACAAGTGCCATTAAAT aacaataaaacaaaaagtgTTATTGTGCCCTTGACCAGTGATCAAATAACGTTTACCATACATCACGTACTTCGCGCACTTGGGATAAAGGACAATGAGAATGACGATGAGAATGATTCTGTGACAAATTACGTGACATCGAATAAAGAAATCGCCCTTACCTCAATGCCTCCGAAGATCGATGGCATTGAGGACAATGTAAATGCGTACAG atctCAAGAAGGATCTCAGTCTGTAACGGATTCTTCTTTTTCTGATGTTTCATTAAAAGCTGTCGAAAAAGAAACGGAGAATTCTTTGAATACATTGCAGAGCGAAAAGAAg TTGATTTCACGATCAAATCCCGCGATTTGCGTTATTGGCAGATCTGACACTTTTGTTTgcaaagaagaagagaaagcaAACAATGATATGCCAGAAGACGTTTTCGAAAATTCATTATCTAGTTCAtcaaataacaattttctGCAATCATTAGAAGAAATACGAGAGTATGTTATAAACATTACGCAAAAAATAGATAACTTAAAAAGG cAAACATGCCAATTGACAACCAAACAGCCACAGCAGTTACTTTCAAACAGTCTTCTTAGTCTTAATCGTTCACCAACGATAATTAAGAAAGGGCCTGCCAAAATTCGTAGATCGATGACAACTTTCTCTGGAACATCAGCATCTTCTAAATTGCATGTAGTAGAGAAAGAAGATACTTTAGCGGGCAGACGTAAAAGTATTAGCGGAATGGCGTCTAATAGTACTATAACTCCTAGAAAATTAGAATTCCTAAAAGCGGATTATTCGATGTCAAAGTTAAAtgacttaaataataataaagcgtCACCAAGTTTGGTCCCGAAGTTAACGAAAAATCCGAAATATGCCCATGTGAAAAGCACTATACCGAAGCCAATCTTCTTAAATAAAggattaaaagtaaaatcaccagaataa